The proteins below come from a single Candidatus Cloacimonas sp. genomic window:
- the prmC gene encoding peptide chain release factor N(5)-glutamine methyltransferase, with protein MILAELISEVQKKALAEGIPESDFWYVISHYLNLSRNEIFLSRKRILTELERKTIAEAISRLEKGEPPQYITNVAYFYGLELKVNPATLIPRPETEHLVEITLNHLKGKEKILDIGTGSGAIAIALKYNLPSLNVFATEISSSALNIAKENAQKYSADIHFSLADCFPVDGETYDVIISNPPYIRSNELSSLETKIRDYEPTIALDGGEDGLAFYRKLLSLSSAYLATGGFLALEYGETQKETIMATAEKEGWTKIDPYKDWNERDRYLFLYR; from the coding sequence ATGATTTTAGCTGAGCTTATCTCCGAAGTCCAGAAAAAAGCTCTGGCAGAAGGTATTCCAGAATCAGATTTTTGGTATGTGATTTCACACTATCTGAACTTGAGCAGAAATGAAATTTTTCTCTCGCGAAAGCGGATTCTAACAGAATTGGAAAGAAAAACCATCGCGGAAGCTATTTCCCGTCTGGAAAAAGGTGAGCCGCCTCAATACATAACAAATGTAGCTTATTTTTACGGTTTGGAATTGAAAGTTAATCCCGCTACTTTGATTCCGCGCCCCGAAACGGAACATTTAGTGGAAATAACTTTGAACCACTTAAAGGGAAAGGAGAAAATTTTGGATATCGGAACAGGCAGTGGAGCAATAGCAATTGCCTTAAAATATAATTTGCCTTCTCTAAATGTCTTCGCAACCGAGATCAGTAGTTCTGCGCTAAATATTGCTAAAGAAAACGCTCAAAAATACTCTGCCGACATCCATTTTTCCCTCGCTGATTGTTTTCCCGTAGATGGTGAAACTTATGATGTCATTATATCCAACCCACCTTATATCAGGTCTAATGAATTATCCTCACTGGAAACGAAAATCAGAGATTATGAGCCAACCATAGCTTTGGACGGTGGAGAAGACGGTCTTGCGTTTTATAGAAAACTGCTATCGTTAAGTTCTGCCTACCTTGCAACTGGCGGTTTTCTTGCTCTGGAATATGGTGAAACCCAAAAAGAAACTATTATGGCAACAGCTGAAAAAGAGGGCTGGACAAAAATCGACCCCTATAAGGACTGGAACGAAAGAGACAGATACTTGTTTCTCTACAGATAA
- a CDS encoding response regulator, with protein sequence MEQFRILVVDDSRSVVDDLAKSLNTNGFIADIAFSGTEALHKIESAEYNLVICGIEMPEINGLDFLAKVRNDYDPDLDVILTSNVLDHRYFSEAIRLGVSDYIRKPIETKQLLRSVQAIHKRQMKRKDFSEFYNNLEKAEFNFVLDPRNFSKFAVSELFNNFLQQNFNISHNLLNEILICVDEMVYNAYIHGTLGLSVEERMLDHNELYSIINGRLKQPEIAAKRLRFQFFICHKSNTIKISVEDDGPGFDYEKWLKKVTEEPKLNLEESGRGISMLYHLSDKLEFDKQGRKVSISKKLLNNTQI encoded by the coding sequence ATGGAACAATTTCGCATTCTGGTAGTGGATGATAGCAGGTCTGTAGTTGATGATTTGGCAAAATCATTGAACACTAATGGTTTTATAGCTGACATAGCTTTTAGCGGAACAGAGGCATTACATAAAATTGAATCCGCAGAGTATAATTTGGTTATCTGTGGGATAGAAATGCCCGAAATAAACGGTTTGGATTTTCTTGCCAAAGTGCGTAACGATTATGATCCAGATTTAGATGTAATTTTAACGAGCAATGTTTTGGACCATAGATACTTTAGTGAAGCCATCCGACTGGGTGTTTCTGATTATATACGCAAACCAATAGAAACCAAACAGTTACTTCGTTCTGTTCAGGCAATTCATAAACGCCAAATGAAACGCAAGGACTTTAGTGAATTTTATAATAACCTGGAAAAAGCAGAATTTAATTTTGTGCTTGATCCTCGCAATTTTTCCAAATTTGCCGTATCTGAGTTGTTCAATAATTTCCTGCAACAAAACTTCAATATTTCACACAATTTGCTGAACGAAATTCTCATCTGTGTAGATGAGATGGTTTATAATGCCTATATTCATGGCACACTTGGATTAAGCGTGGAAGAACGAATGCTTGATCATAACGAACTGTATTCCATTATAAATGGACGGCTTAAACAACCTGAAATTGCCGCTAAACGGTTACGCTTCCAGTTCTTTATTTGCCATAAAAGCAATACGATTAAAATAAGCGTGGAAGATGATGGACCCGGTTTTGATTATGAGAAGTGGTTAAAAAAAGTTACAGAAGAACCAAAACTGAATTTGGAAGAAAGCGGGAGAGGGATTTCTATGCTATATCATCTCTCCGACAAATTGGAATTTGACAAACAAGGCAGGAAGGTTTCAATAAGTAAAAAGTTGCTGAATAACACTCAGATATGA
- a CDS encoding STAS domain-containing protein translates to MNIDLSIDGKVAKMKIEGILNSENAYLLQEKLNEVLKSEATLLELDLLDCRNISSTGIGKILLFYKDFITKGGEIEVVRSSNSVYELFSMLKLNQLFTVNLG, encoded by the coding sequence ATGAATATTGATCTTTCCATTGATGGCAAAGTGGCTAAAATGAAGATTGAAGGCATCTTGAACAGTGAAAATGCCTATCTGCTTCAGGAGAAATTAAATGAAGTTCTAAAGTCCGAGGCAACTCTTCTGGAGCTTGATTTACTTGACTGCAGGAATATTAGTTCTACAGGAATAGGGAAAATTTTGTTGTTTTACAAAGATTTCATTACCAAAGGAGGAGAAATTGAAGTAGTTCGCAGTTCAAATAGTGTATATGAACTGTTCTCAATGTTAAAATTGAATCAATTATTTACGGTTAATTTGGGCTAA
- the fusA gene encoding elongation factor G, producing the protein MNSDADSPLSKIRNIGIMAHIDAGKTTTTERILFYSGYLHKMGEVHDGNTFTDWMEQERERGITITSATVTCYWNDRQINIIDTPGHVDFTAEVERSLRVLDGAIGVFCGVGGVEPQSETVWHQANRYHIPRLAYVNKMDRIGADYYHCVSMIRERLTPNAYPVNIPIGREDNFEGVIDLLTMQAYYFDPLTCGFEVKHSPIPEKYLESALAMREELLYKVSEFSEELLEKVLEGDDIPLDLLKDAIRKGTIQCKLIPVFCGSSLKNKGIQLLLDGICDFLPSPLDIGATQGFDPVTHQTVDIAPDPEGNLVAMAFKVQIDKYVGRLVYIRVYSGTLKKGSSFINQSNGKKERAARILQMMSNRKNDLDCLQAGDIGALVGSRFLITGDTITDETQNVLLSKMHFPDTVIAMAIEPKTKADQENLDIALKRLEEEDPTFQVHIDKDTGQTLISGMGELHLEIIVDRLKREFGIAVNQGNPQVSYKETITKEVESAEVFQREMNGKGNYAAVEFRLSPLIIKDPSEDAKNTFINKVTEEQIPPEYWKPIEEAVFSALNDGPLISGNVEKVNIELIGGNYNPVDSNETAFRIATGIAIGKGLRDASPVLMEPIMLMTVLSPDEFAGDILNDINAKRGKIEVMRRHNEYQQEIVADVPLSELFGYATRIRSLSQGRAIYTLEFKKYEICPVQVQNAVLKRIRGYVE; encoded by the coding sequence ATGAATAGCGATGCGGATAGTCCGCTTTCTAAAATACGAAATATAGGTATAATGGCACATATCGATGCTGGTAAAACGACCACCACGGAACGGATATTGTTTTATTCTGGTTACTTGCATAAAATGGGTGAAGTGCATGATGGAAATACATTTACGGATTGGATGGAACAAGAACGCGAAAGAGGAATTACTATTACTTCGGCAACGGTAACTTGTTATTGGAATGATCGCCAAATAAATATTATCGATACTCCCGGCCATGTAGATTTCACTGCGGAAGTAGAACGCTCGCTAAGAGTTTTAGATGGAGCAATTGGTGTTTTTTGTGGCGTTGGGGGTGTGGAACCACAATCAGAAACTGTTTGGCATCAAGCAAATCGATATCATATTCCGCGTTTGGCTTATGTAAATAAAATGGATAGGATTGGGGCAGATTATTATCATTGTGTGTCAATGATTCGAGAGCGTCTTACCCCTAATGCATATCCAGTAAATATTCCGATCGGCAGAGAAGATAATTTTGAAGGTGTGATAGACCTGCTAACAATGCAGGCATATTATTTTGATCCTTTAACTTGTGGTTTTGAAGTGAAGCACTCTCCCATCCCGGAAAAATATCTGGAATCCGCTTTAGCGATGCGCGAAGAACTTCTGTATAAGGTTAGTGAATTTAGTGAAGAGCTTTTGGAAAAAGTGCTGGAAGGGGATGATATCCCTTTGGATTTGCTGAAAGATGCCATTCGGAAAGGAACGATACAATGTAAGTTAATTCCTGTTTTTTGTGGTAGTTCACTGAAAAATAAAGGAATACAACTTCTTTTAGATGGAATTTGCGATTTTTTGCCCTCGCCATTGGATATTGGTGCAACTCAAGGTTTTGATCCTGTAACACATCAAACCGTAGATATTGCTCCCGATCCGGAAGGTAATCTTGTAGCGATGGCTTTCAAAGTTCAAATAGATAAGTATGTAGGCCGTTTAGTTTACATTCGGGTATATTCTGGAACGCTAAAAAAGGGCTCCTCATTCATAAACCAAAGTAACGGTAAAAAAGAAAGAGCTGCCCGCATTTTACAGATGATGAGCAATCGTAAAAATGATTTGGATTGCCTTCAGGCAGGCGATATAGGTGCCCTTGTCGGTTCTCGTTTTTTAATTACGGGAGATACAATAACCGATGAAACGCAAAATGTTTTGCTCTCCAAAATGCACTTTCCGGATACAGTTATCGCTATGGCGATAGAGCCAAAAACAAAAGCAGATCAAGAAAATCTGGATATTGCCCTCAAGCGTTTGGAAGAAGAAGACCCAACTTTTCAGGTTCATATAGATAAAGACACAGGGCAAACTCTCATTTCAGGAATGGGAGAATTGCACCTGGAAATTATTGTGGATCGATTAAAGCGGGAATTTGGCATTGCCGTTAACCAGGGCAATCCGCAGGTCTCTTATAAAGAAACCATAACTAAAGAAGTCGAAAGTGCTGAGGTCTTCCAACGCGAAATGAATGGCAAAGGAAATTATGCGGCAGTAGAATTTCGCTTAAGTCCCCTTATAATAAAAGACCCCTCCGAGGATGCAAAAAATACATTCATCAATAAAGTAACCGAGGAACAAATTCCCCCTGAATATTGGAAACCGATTGAAGAGGCAGTTTTTAGTGCTCTAAATGATGGTCCTCTAATTAGTGGCAATGTGGAAAAAGTAAACATAGAACTTATCGGAGGAAACTACAATCCGGTGGATTCCAATGAAACGGCTTTTAGAATTGCCACTGGAATAGCTATCGGAAAAGGTCTTAGAGATGCCTCCCCTGTATTGATGGAACCTATAATGCTGATGACGGTTTTGTCTCCGGATGAATTTGCCGGTGATATTTTGAACGATATTAACGCCAAGCGCGGAAAAATAGAAGTTATGCGTCGGCATAATGAATATCAACAAGAAATTGTGGCAGATGTTCCTCTTTCAGAACTTTTTGGCTATGCTACCCGGATTCGTTCCTTAAGCCAAGGAAGAGCCATATACACTCTGGAGTTTAAAAAATACGAGATTTGCCCGGTGCAGGTTCAAAATGCAGTGTTAAAAAGAATTCGCGGTTATGTGGAATAA